From the Scatophagus argus isolate fScaArg1 chromosome 21, fScaArg1.pri, whole genome shotgun sequence genome, one window contains:
- the LOC124052612 gene encoding serine/threonine-protein phosphatase alpha-2 isoform-like produces MAEADKLNIDSIIQRLLEVKGSRPGKNVQLTENEIRGLCLKSREIFLSQPILLELEAPLKICGDVHGQYYDLLRLFEYGGFPPESNYLFLGDYVDRGKQSLETICLLLAYKIKYPENFFLLRGNHECASINRIYGFYDECKRRYNIKLWKTFTDCFNCLPVAAIVDEKIFCCHGGLSPDLQSMEQVRRVMRPTDVPDQGLLCDLLWADPDKDVLGWGENDRGVSFTFGADVVTKFLHKHDMDLICRAHQVVEDGYEFFAKRQLVTLFSAPNYCGEFDNAGAMMSVDETLMCSFQILKPADKKLFYGGAGGMGSGRPVTPPRKAKK; encoded by the exons ATGGCAGAAGCCGATAAGTTGAACATTGACTCCATCATACAACGTCTGCTGGAAG tgaAAGGCTCCAGACCTGGCAAAAATGTTCAGCTGACAGAGAATGAAATCCGTGGTCTCTGCCTCAAATCCCGGGAGATCTTCCTCAGCCAGCCAATCCTGCTTGAACTTGAGGCTCCCCTCAAGATTTGTG GTGATGTTCATGGGCAGTACTACGATCTGCTGAGACTGTTTGAATATGGTGGCTTTCCACCAGAAAGCAACTACCTGTTCCTGGGGGACTATGTGGACAGAGGCAAGCAGTCTTTGGAGACCATCTGCCTGTTGCTGGCTTACAAGATCAAATATCCAGAAAACTTCTTTCTGCTGAGGGGAAACCATGAGTGCGCCTCCATTAACAGAATATATGGCTTCTACGATGAGT GTAAGAGGCGATACAACATAAAGCTGTGGAAGACCTTCACTGACTGCTTCAACTGTTTGCCTGTTGCTGCCATTGTTGATGAGAAGATCTTCTGTTGCCATGGAG GCCTATCACCAGACCTCCAGTCTATGGAACAGGTCCGAAGGGTCATGCGCCCCACTGATGTGCCTGACCAGGGCCTCCTGTGCGACCTGCTGTGGGCCGACCCAGACAAAGACGTGCTGGGCTGGGGTGAGAACGACCGCGGTGTGTCGTTCACCTTTGGCGCCGACGTGGTCACCAAGTTCCTCCACAAACACGACATGGACCTCATTTGTCGGGCCCATCAG GTGGTTGAGGATGGATATGAGTTCTTTGCAAAGAGGCAGCTGGTAACGCTGTTCTCAGCCCCAAACTACTGCGGGGAGTTTGACAATGCTGGCGCCATGATGAGCGTAGACGAGACCCTAATGTGCTCATTCCAG ATTCTCAAACCTGCAGACAAGAAGCTGTTCTATGGTGGAGCAGGGGGCATGGGCTCTGGTCGCCCAGTCACTCCCCCAAGGAAAGCTAAGAAATGA
- the atp2a1l gene encoding ATPase sarcoplasmic/endoplasmic reticulum Ca2+ transporting 1, like isoform X2 encodes MENAHTKVPAECLAYFGVNEHTGLSPEQFKKNLEKYGFNELPAEEGKNIWELVVEQFEDLLVRILLLAACISFVLAWFEEGEETVTAFVEPFVILLILIANAVVGVWQERNAEDAIEALKEYEPEMGKVYRSDRKSVQMIKAREIVPGDIVEVSVGDKVPADIRIVSIKSTTLRVDQSILTGESVSVIKHTDAVPDPRAVNQDKKNMLFSGTNIAAGKAIGVAVATGVSTEIGKIRDQMAATEQEKTPLQAKLDEFGEQLSKVISLICVAVWAINIGHFNDPVHGGSWIRGAVYYFKIAVALAVAAIPEGLPAVITTCLALGTRRMAKKNAIVRSLPSVETLGCTSVICSDKTGTLTTNQMCVTKMFIIKSVEGDHVDLDAFDISGSKYTPDGEVSQGGAKVNCSGYDGLVELATICALCNDSSLDYNESKKTYEKVGEATETALSCLVEKMNVFNSNVKNLSRIERANACCTVIKQLMRKNVTLEFSRDRKSMSVYCTPTKGDGGAKMFVKGAPEGVIDRCAYVRVGTTRVPLTNAIKEKIMAVIRDWGTGRDTLRCLALATRDTPLKMEEMNLEDSTKFADYETDLTFVGCVGMLDPPRKEVTGSIELCRAAGIRVIMITGDNKGTAIAICRRIGIFGEDEDVSGKAYTGREFDDLPLHEQSEAVRRACCFARVEPSHKSKIVEYLQGYDDITAMTGDGVNDAPALKKAEIGIAMGSGTAVAKSASEMVLADDNFSSIVAAVEEGRAIYNNMKQFIRYLISSNVGEVVCIFLTAALGLPEALIPVQLLWVNLVTDGLPATALGFNPPDLDIMGKPPRSPKEPLISGWLFFRYMAIGGYVGAATVGGAAWWFLYDPTGPGVTYYQLSHFMQCHDENEDFAGIDCEIFEACPPMTMALSVLVTIEMCNALNSLSENQSLLRMPPWSNFWLLSAMTLSMSLHFMIIYVDPLPMIFKLTHLTVEQWLMVLKLSFPVIAIDEVLKFVARNYVESTQAK; translated from the exons ATGGAGaacgcacacacaaaggtgCCAGCAGAATGCCTGGCTTACTTCGGGGTGAATGAGCACACTGGTCTCAGTCCTGAACAGTTCAAGAAGAACCTGGAGAAGTATGGCTTCAATG AGCTGCCTGCTGAGGAGGGTAAGAA CATCTGGGAGCTGGTTGTTGAGCAGTTCGAGGATTTGCTTGTCAGAATcctgctgctggctgcctgCATCTCTTTT GTGCTGGCCTGGTTCGAGGAAGGTGAGGAGACCGTCACTGCCTTTGTGGAACCCTTCGTCATCCTTCTTATCCTCATCGCTAACGCCGTTGTTGGAGTGTGGCAG GAGCGTAACGCTGAAGATGCCATCGAGGCTCTCAAGGAGTACGAGCCTGAGATGGGCAAAGTTTACCGTTCTGACAGAAAGAGTGTGCAGATGATCAAGGCCAGAGAAATTGTCCCTGGAGACATTGTGGAGGTGTCTG TTGGTGACAAAGTCCCCGCTGACATCAGGATTGTTTCCATCAAGTCCACCACCCTGCGTGTTGACCAGTCCATCCTTACTG gTGAGTCCGTCAGTGTGATCAAGCATACTGATGCTGTTCCCGACCCCAGAGCTGTCAACCAGGACAAGAAGAACATGCTTTTCTCT GGCACTAACATCGCTGCTGGCAAGGCCATCGGTGTTGCTGTGGCCACCGGAGTCTCCACTGAGATCGGCAAGATCCGTGACCAGATGGCTGCCACTGAGCAGGAGAAGACCCCTCTGCAGGCAAAGCTGGACGAGTTTGGCGAGCAGCTGTCCAAGGTTATCTCCCTGATCTGTGTTGCCGTCTGGGCCATCAACATTGGCCACTTCAACGACCCCGTCCATGGTGGTTCCTGGATCCGTGGTGCTGTCTACTACTTCAAGATTGCTGTGGCTCTGGCTGTGGCTGCCATCCCTGAAG GTCTGCCCGCTGTCATCACCACTTGCCTGGCCCTTGGTACCCGCCGTATGGCCAAGAAGAACGCCATTGTCAGAAGCCTCCCCTCTGTGGAGACCCTGGGCTGCACCTCTGTCATCTGCTCCGACAAGACTGGCACCCTCACCACCAACCAGATGTGTGTGACCAAG ATGTTCATCATCAAATCTGTTGAAGGCGACCATGTTGACCTTGATGCCTTTGATATCTCCGGCTCCAAGTACACCCCTGACGGCGAAGT ttcCCAGGGAGGTGCTAAAGTCAACTGCAGTGGATACGATGGCCTTGTTGAGCTGGCTACCATCTGCGCCCTGTGCAATGACTCTTCTCTGGACTACAATGAG TCCAAGAAGACCTATGAGAAAGTCGGTGAGGCTACTGAGACCGCCTTGTCCTGCCTGGTTGAGAAGATGAATGTGTTCAACTCCAACGTGAAGAACTTGTCCAGGATTGAGAGAGCCAATGCCTGCTGCACT GTCATCAAGCAGCTCATGAGGAAGAACGTCACTCTGGAGTTCTCCCGTGACAGGAAGTCCATGTCCGTGTACTGCACTCCCACTAAGGGTGACGGTGGTGCCAAGATGTTTGTGAAG GGTGCCCCAGAAGGTGTGATTGACAGGTGTGCATATGTGCGTGTTGGCACCACTCGTGTGCCTCTGACCAACGCCATCAAGGAGAAGATCATGGCTGTTATCAGGGACTGGGGTACTGGCCGTGACACCCTGCGTTGTTTGGCCCTGGCCACCCGTGACACCCCActgaagatggaggagatgaacCTCGAGGACTCCACCAAGTTTGCCGACTACGAG ACTGACCTGACCTTTGTTGGCTGCGTGGGTATGTTGGATCCCCCTCGTAAGGAGGTCACTGGCTCCATTGAGCTGTGCAGAGCTGCTGGAATCCGTGTCATTATGATCACTG GTGACAACAAGGGAACCGCTATTGCCATCTGCCGTCGCATTGGCATCTttggtgaggatgaggatgttTCTGGCAAGGCCTACACCGGACGTGAGTTTGATGATCTGCCCCTCCACGAACAGTCTGAGGCTGTGCGCAGAGCTTGCTGCTTTGCCCGTGTGGAGCCATCCCACAAGTCCAAGATTGTGGAGTACCTGCAGGGTTATGATGACATTACTGCTATG ACTGGTGATGGTGTGAACGATGCCCCTGCCCTGAAGAAGGCTGAGATTGGCATCGCCATGGGCTCTGGCACTGCCGTTGCCAAGTCTGCCTCTGAGATGGTCCTGGCTGACGACAACTTCTCTTCCATTGTGGCTGCCGTTGAGGAGGGCAGAGCTATCTACAACAACATGAAGCAGTTCATCCGCTACCTCATCTCCTCCAACGTTGGTGAGGTCGTCTG TATCTTCCTGACTGCTGCTCTGGGTCTGCCTGAGGCTCTGATCCCCGTGCAGCTACTGTGGGTCAACCTGGTGACTGATGGTCTGCCTGCCACCGCTCTGGGCTTCAACCCCCCTGATCTGGATATCATGGGCAAGCCCCCACGTTCCCCCAAGGAGCCCCTGATCTCTGGCTGGCTGTTCTTCAGATACATGGCCATTGGTG GATACGTCGGCGCTGCCACTGTTGGTGGTGCTGCCTGGTGGTTCCTCTATGATCCAACTGGCCCCGGTGTCACCTACTACCAGCTG TCCCACTTCATGCAGTGCCACGATGAGAATGAGGACTTTGCTGGCATTGACTGTGAGATCTTTGAGGCTTGCCCACCCATGACCATGGCCCTGTCTGTGCTGGTCACCATTGAGATGTGCAATGCTCTCAACAG CTTGTCTGAGAACCAGTCTCTGCTGCGCATGCCCC
- the pelo gene encoding protein pelota homolog: protein MKLLHKDIEKDNAGQVTLIPEEAEDMWHTYNLLQVGDSLRASTIRKVQTESPTGSVGSSRVRTTLTLCVETIDFDSQACQLRVKGTNIEENQYVKMGAYHTIELELNRKFTLAKKSWDSVVLDRIEQACDATQKADVAAVVMQEGLANLVLVTPAMTLLRAKVEVTIPRKRRGSCTQHEKALERFYEAVMQAILRHINFDVVKCILVASPGFVKDQFITYLFKEAVRQDNKILLENRPKFMLVHSSSGHKYSLKEILSDPTVTSRLSDTKAAGEVKALEDFYKMLQHEPDRAFYGLAHVERAADGLAIDTLLISDKLFRHQDVPTRSRYVRLVDNVRDNGGNVRIFSSLHVSGEQLTQLSGVAAILRFPIADLSEAEEDSSSDED, encoded by the exons ATGAAGTTGCTTCATAAAGACATTGAAAAAGATAATGCCGG TCAGGTGACTCTGATaccagaggaggcagaggataTGTGGCACACATACAACCTGCTGCAAGTGGGGGACAGCCTGAGAGCATCCACCATCAG GAAGGTGCAGACAGAGTCCCCTACTGGAAGTGTGGGCAGTTCCAGAGTTCGAACTACTCTCACTTTATGTGTGGAGACTATTGACTTTGACTCCCAGGCCTGCCAGTTAAGAGTTAAGGGAACCAACATAGAGGAGAACCAGTATGTCAAG ATGGGGGCTTACCACACTATAGAGCTTGAGCTTAACAGGAAGTTCACTCTGGCTAAAAAGAGCTGGGACAGCGTTGTGTTGGATAGGATTG AGCAGGCATGTGACGCAACCCAGAAGGCAGACGTGGCAGCTGTGGTCATGCAGGAGGGTCTGGCCAACCTGGTGCTGGTGACCCCTGCCATGACTCTGCTCCGTGCAAAAGTGGAGGTCACCATTCCTCGTAAGAGAAGAGGAAGCTGCACTCAGCACGAGAAG GCGCTGGAGAGGTTCTATGAGGCTGTGATGCAGGCGATTCTCCGCCACATCAATTTTGATG TGGTGAAGTGCATACTGGTTGCCAGTCCGGGGTTTGTGAAGGACCAGTTCATCACCTACCTCTTTAAAGAGGCAGTGCGACAGGACAACAAGATCCTGCTGGAGAATCGACCCAAATTCATGCTGGTCCATTCGTCATCAGGTCATAAGTACTCACTCAAAG aaatCCTTTCTGATCCCACTGTGACAAGTAGGCTCTCCGATACAAAG GCAGCAGGAGAGGTGAAAGCCCTGGAAGATTTCTATAAGATGCTCCAGCATGAGCCTGACCGAGCCTTCTATGG ACTGGCTCATGTGGAGAGAGCTGCTGACGGCCTTGCCATCGACACCTTGTTGATAAGCGATAAGCTGTTCAG ACACCAGGATGTCCCCACGAGGAGTCGTTATGTTCGCTTGGTAGATAATGTGAGAGACAATGGCGGCAATGTGAG AATATTCTCAAGCCTTCACGTGTCTGGTGAAC AGTTGACTCAGCTGAGCGGAGTGGCTGCCATCTTGCGGTTTCCCATTGCTGACCTATCAGAGGCTGAGGAGGACAGCAGCTCAGACGAAGACTGA
- the atp2a1l gene encoding ATPase sarcoplasmic/endoplasmic reticulum Ca2+ transporting 1, like isoform X3, with protein sequence MENAHTKVPAECLAYFGVNEHTGLSPEQFKKNLEKYGFNELPAEEGKSIWELVVEQFEDLLVRILLLAACISFVLAWFEEGEETVTAFVEPFVILLILIANAVVGVWQERNAEDAIEALKEYEPEMGKVYRSDRKSVQMIKAREIVPGDIVEVSVGDKVPADIRIVSIKSTTLRVDQSILTGESVSVIKHTDAVPDPRAVNQDKKNMLFSGTNIAAGKAIGVAVATGVSTEIGKIRDQMAATEQEKTPLQAKLDEFGEQLSKVISLICVAVWAINIGHFNDPVHGGSWIRGAVYYFKIAVALAVAAIPEGLPAVITTCLALGTRRMAKKNAIVRSLPSVETLGCTSVICSDKTGTLTTNQMCVTKMFIIKSVEGDHVDLDAFDISGSKYTPDGEVSQGGAKVNCSGYDGLVELATICALCNDSSLDYNESKKTYEKVGEATETALSCLVEKMNVFNSNVKNLSRIERANACCTVIKQLMRKNVTLEFSRDRKSMSVYCTPTKGDGGAKMFVKGAPEGVIDRCAYVRVGTTRVPLTNAIKEKIMAVIRDWGTGRDTLRCLALATRDTPLKMEEMNLEDSTKFADYETDLTFVGCVGMLDPPRKEVTGSIELCRAAGIRVIMITGDNKGTAIAICRRIGIFGEDEDVSGKAYTGREFDDLPLHEQSEAVRRACCFARVEPSHKSKIVEYLQGYDDITAMTGDGVNDAPALKKAEIGIAMGSGTAVAKSASEMVLADDNFSSIVAAVEEGRAIYNNMKQFIRYLISSNVGEVVCIFLTAALGLPEALIPVQLLWVNLVTDGLPATALGFNPPDLDIMGKPPRSPKEPLISGWLFFRYMAIGGYVGAATVGGAAWWFLYDPTGPGVTYYQLSHFMQCHDENEDFAGIDCEIFEACPPMTMALSVLVTIEMCNALNSLSENQSLLRMPPWSNFWLLSAMTLSMSLHFMIIYVDPLPMIFKLTHLTVEQWLMVLKLSFPVIAIDEVLKFVARNYVES encoded by the exons ATGGAGaacgcacacacaaaggtgCCAGCAGAATGCCTGGCTTACTTCGGGGTGAATGAGCACACTGGTCTCAGTCCTGAACAGTTCAAGAAGAACCTGGAGAAGTATGGCTTCAATG AGCTGCCTGCTGAGGAGG GTAAGAGCATCTGGGAGCTGGTTGTTGAGCAGTTCGAGGATTTGCTTGTCAGAATcctgctgctggctgcctgCATCTCTTTT GTGCTGGCCTGGTTCGAGGAAGGTGAGGAGACCGTCACTGCCTTTGTGGAACCCTTCGTCATCCTTCTTATCCTCATCGCTAACGCCGTTGTTGGAGTGTGGCAG GAGCGTAACGCTGAAGATGCCATCGAGGCTCTCAAGGAGTACGAGCCTGAGATGGGCAAAGTTTACCGTTCTGACAGAAAGAGTGTGCAGATGATCAAGGCCAGAGAAATTGTCCCTGGAGACATTGTGGAGGTGTCTG TTGGTGACAAAGTCCCCGCTGACATCAGGATTGTTTCCATCAAGTCCACCACCCTGCGTGTTGACCAGTCCATCCTTACTG gTGAGTCCGTCAGTGTGATCAAGCATACTGATGCTGTTCCCGACCCCAGAGCTGTCAACCAGGACAAGAAGAACATGCTTTTCTCT GGCACTAACATCGCTGCTGGCAAGGCCATCGGTGTTGCTGTGGCCACCGGAGTCTCCACTGAGATCGGCAAGATCCGTGACCAGATGGCTGCCACTGAGCAGGAGAAGACCCCTCTGCAGGCAAAGCTGGACGAGTTTGGCGAGCAGCTGTCCAAGGTTATCTCCCTGATCTGTGTTGCCGTCTGGGCCATCAACATTGGCCACTTCAACGACCCCGTCCATGGTGGTTCCTGGATCCGTGGTGCTGTCTACTACTTCAAGATTGCTGTGGCTCTGGCTGTGGCTGCCATCCCTGAAG GTCTGCCCGCTGTCATCACCACTTGCCTGGCCCTTGGTACCCGCCGTATGGCCAAGAAGAACGCCATTGTCAGAAGCCTCCCCTCTGTGGAGACCCTGGGCTGCACCTCTGTCATCTGCTCCGACAAGACTGGCACCCTCACCACCAACCAGATGTGTGTGACCAAG ATGTTCATCATCAAATCTGTTGAAGGCGACCATGTTGACCTTGATGCCTTTGATATCTCCGGCTCCAAGTACACCCCTGACGGCGAAGT ttcCCAGGGAGGTGCTAAAGTCAACTGCAGTGGATACGATGGCCTTGTTGAGCTGGCTACCATCTGCGCCCTGTGCAATGACTCTTCTCTGGACTACAATGAG TCCAAGAAGACCTATGAGAAAGTCGGTGAGGCTACTGAGACCGCCTTGTCCTGCCTGGTTGAGAAGATGAATGTGTTCAACTCCAACGTGAAGAACTTGTCCAGGATTGAGAGAGCCAATGCCTGCTGCACT GTCATCAAGCAGCTCATGAGGAAGAACGTCACTCTGGAGTTCTCCCGTGACAGGAAGTCCATGTCCGTGTACTGCACTCCCACTAAGGGTGACGGTGGTGCCAAGATGTTTGTGAAG GGTGCCCCAGAAGGTGTGATTGACAGGTGTGCATATGTGCGTGTTGGCACCACTCGTGTGCCTCTGACCAACGCCATCAAGGAGAAGATCATGGCTGTTATCAGGGACTGGGGTACTGGCCGTGACACCCTGCGTTGTTTGGCCCTGGCCACCCGTGACACCCCActgaagatggaggagatgaacCTCGAGGACTCCACCAAGTTTGCCGACTACGAG ACTGACCTGACCTTTGTTGGCTGCGTGGGTATGTTGGATCCCCCTCGTAAGGAGGTCACTGGCTCCATTGAGCTGTGCAGAGCTGCTGGAATCCGTGTCATTATGATCACTG GTGACAACAAGGGAACCGCTATTGCCATCTGCCGTCGCATTGGCATCTttggtgaggatgaggatgttTCTGGCAAGGCCTACACCGGACGTGAGTTTGATGATCTGCCCCTCCACGAACAGTCTGAGGCTGTGCGCAGAGCTTGCTGCTTTGCCCGTGTGGAGCCATCCCACAAGTCCAAGATTGTGGAGTACCTGCAGGGTTATGATGACATTACTGCTATG ACTGGTGATGGTGTGAACGATGCCCCTGCCCTGAAGAAGGCTGAGATTGGCATCGCCATGGGCTCTGGCACTGCCGTTGCCAAGTCTGCCTCTGAGATGGTCCTGGCTGACGACAACTTCTCTTCCATTGTGGCTGCCGTTGAGGAGGGCAGAGCTATCTACAACAACATGAAGCAGTTCATCCGCTACCTCATCTCCTCCAACGTTGGTGAGGTCGTCTG TATCTTCCTGACTGCTGCTCTGGGTCTGCCTGAGGCTCTGATCCCCGTGCAGCTACTGTGGGTCAACCTGGTGACTGATGGTCTGCCTGCCACCGCTCTGGGCTTCAACCCCCCTGATCTGGATATCATGGGCAAGCCCCCACGTTCCCCCAAGGAGCCCCTGATCTCTGGCTGGCTGTTCTTCAGATACATGGCCATTGGTG GATACGTCGGCGCTGCCACTGTTGGTGGTGCTGCCTGGTGGTTCCTCTATGATCCAACTGGCCCCGGTGTCACCTACTACCAGCTG TCCCACTTCATGCAGTGCCACGATGAGAATGAGGACTTTGCTGGCATTGACTGTGAGATCTTTGAGGCTTGCCCACCCATGACCATGGCCCTGTCTGTGCTGGTCACCATTGAGATGTGCAATGCTCTCAACAG CTTGTCTGAGAACCAGTCTCTGCTGCGCATGCCCC
- the atp2a1l gene encoding ATPase sarcoplasmic/endoplasmic reticulum Ca2+ transporting 1, like isoform X1: protein MENAHTKVPAECLAYFGVNEHTGLSPEQFKKNLEKYGFNELPAEEGKSIWELVVEQFEDLLVRILLLAACISFVLAWFEEGEETVTAFVEPFVILLILIANAVVGVWQERNAEDAIEALKEYEPEMGKVYRSDRKSVQMIKAREIVPGDIVEVSVGDKVPADIRIVSIKSTTLRVDQSILTGESVSVIKHTDAVPDPRAVNQDKKNMLFSGTNIAAGKAIGVAVATGVSTEIGKIRDQMAATEQEKTPLQAKLDEFGEQLSKVISLICVAVWAINIGHFNDPVHGGSWIRGAVYYFKIAVALAVAAIPEGLPAVITTCLALGTRRMAKKNAIVRSLPSVETLGCTSVICSDKTGTLTTNQMCVTKMFIIKSVEGDHVDLDAFDISGSKYTPDGEVSQGGAKVNCSGYDGLVELATICALCNDSSLDYNESKKTYEKVGEATETALSCLVEKMNVFNSNVKNLSRIERANACCTVIKQLMRKNVTLEFSRDRKSMSVYCTPTKGDGGAKMFVKGAPEGVIDRCAYVRVGTTRVPLTNAIKEKIMAVIRDWGTGRDTLRCLALATRDTPLKMEEMNLEDSTKFADYETDLTFVGCVGMLDPPRKEVTGSIELCRAAGIRVIMITGDNKGTAIAICRRIGIFGEDEDVSGKAYTGREFDDLPLHEQSEAVRRACCFARVEPSHKSKIVEYLQGYDDITAMTGDGVNDAPALKKAEIGIAMGSGTAVAKSASEMVLADDNFSSIVAAVEEGRAIYNNMKQFIRYLISSNVGEVVCIFLTAALGLPEALIPVQLLWVNLVTDGLPATALGFNPPDLDIMGKPPRSPKEPLISGWLFFRYMAIGGYVGAATVGGAAWWFLYDPTGPGVTYYQLSHFMQCHDENEDFAGIDCEIFEACPPMTMALSVLVTIEMCNALNSLSENQSLLRMPPWSNFWLLSAMTLSMSLHFMIIYVDPLPMIFKLTHLTVEQWLMVLKLSFPVIAIDEVLKFVARNYVESTQAK, encoded by the exons ATGGAGaacgcacacacaaaggtgCCAGCAGAATGCCTGGCTTACTTCGGGGTGAATGAGCACACTGGTCTCAGTCCTGAACAGTTCAAGAAGAACCTGGAGAAGTATGGCTTCAATG AGCTGCCTGCTGAGGAGG GTAAGAGCATCTGGGAGCTGGTTGTTGAGCAGTTCGAGGATTTGCTTGTCAGAATcctgctgctggctgcctgCATCTCTTTT GTGCTGGCCTGGTTCGAGGAAGGTGAGGAGACCGTCACTGCCTTTGTGGAACCCTTCGTCATCCTTCTTATCCTCATCGCTAACGCCGTTGTTGGAGTGTGGCAG GAGCGTAACGCTGAAGATGCCATCGAGGCTCTCAAGGAGTACGAGCCTGAGATGGGCAAAGTTTACCGTTCTGACAGAAAGAGTGTGCAGATGATCAAGGCCAGAGAAATTGTCCCTGGAGACATTGTGGAGGTGTCTG TTGGTGACAAAGTCCCCGCTGACATCAGGATTGTTTCCATCAAGTCCACCACCCTGCGTGTTGACCAGTCCATCCTTACTG gTGAGTCCGTCAGTGTGATCAAGCATACTGATGCTGTTCCCGACCCCAGAGCTGTCAACCAGGACAAGAAGAACATGCTTTTCTCT GGCACTAACATCGCTGCTGGCAAGGCCATCGGTGTTGCTGTGGCCACCGGAGTCTCCACTGAGATCGGCAAGATCCGTGACCAGATGGCTGCCACTGAGCAGGAGAAGACCCCTCTGCAGGCAAAGCTGGACGAGTTTGGCGAGCAGCTGTCCAAGGTTATCTCCCTGATCTGTGTTGCCGTCTGGGCCATCAACATTGGCCACTTCAACGACCCCGTCCATGGTGGTTCCTGGATCCGTGGTGCTGTCTACTACTTCAAGATTGCTGTGGCTCTGGCTGTGGCTGCCATCCCTGAAG GTCTGCCCGCTGTCATCACCACTTGCCTGGCCCTTGGTACCCGCCGTATGGCCAAGAAGAACGCCATTGTCAGAAGCCTCCCCTCTGTGGAGACCCTGGGCTGCACCTCTGTCATCTGCTCCGACAAGACTGGCACCCTCACCACCAACCAGATGTGTGTGACCAAG ATGTTCATCATCAAATCTGTTGAAGGCGACCATGTTGACCTTGATGCCTTTGATATCTCCGGCTCCAAGTACACCCCTGACGGCGAAGT ttcCCAGGGAGGTGCTAAAGTCAACTGCAGTGGATACGATGGCCTTGTTGAGCTGGCTACCATCTGCGCCCTGTGCAATGACTCTTCTCTGGACTACAATGAG TCCAAGAAGACCTATGAGAAAGTCGGTGAGGCTACTGAGACCGCCTTGTCCTGCCTGGTTGAGAAGATGAATGTGTTCAACTCCAACGTGAAGAACTTGTCCAGGATTGAGAGAGCCAATGCCTGCTGCACT GTCATCAAGCAGCTCATGAGGAAGAACGTCACTCTGGAGTTCTCCCGTGACAGGAAGTCCATGTCCGTGTACTGCACTCCCACTAAGGGTGACGGTGGTGCCAAGATGTTTGTGAAG GGTGCCCCAGAAGGTGTGATTGACAGGTGTGCATATGTGCGTGTTGGCACCACTCGTGTGCCTCTGACCAACGCCATCAAGGAGAAGATCATGGCTGTTATCAGGGACTGGGGTACTGGCCGTGACACCCTGCGTTGTTTGGCCCTGGCCACCCGTGACACCCCActgaagatggaggagatgaacCTCGAGGACTCCACCAAGTTTGCCGACTACGAG ACTGACCTGACCTTTGTTGGCTGCGTGGGTATGTTGGATCCCCCTCGTAAGGAGGTCACTGGCTCCATTGAGCTGTGCAGAGCTGCTGGAATCCGTGTCATTATGATCACTG GTGACAACAAGGGAACCGCTATTGCCATCTGCCGTCGCATTGGCATCTttggtgaggatgaggatgttTCTGGCAAGGCCTACACCGGACGTGAGTTTGATGATCTGCCCCTCCACGAACAGTCTGAGGCTGTGCGCAGAGCTTGCTGCTTTGCCCGTGTGGAGCCATCCCACAAGTCCAAGATTGTGGAGTACCTGCAGGGTTATGATGACATTACTGCTATG ACTGGTGATGGTGTGAACGATGCCCCTGCCCTGAAGAAGGCTGAGATTGGCATCGCCATGGGCTCTGGCACTGCCGTTGCCAAGTCTGCCTCTGAGATGGTCCTGGCTGACGACAACTTCTCTTCCATTGTGGCTGCCGTTGAGGAGGGCAGAGCTATCTACAACAACATGAAGCAGTTCATCCGCTACCTCATCTCCTCCAACGTTGGTGAGGTCGTCTG TATCTTCCTGACTGCTGCTCTGGGTCTGCCTGAGGCTCTGATCCCCGTGCAGCTACTGTGGGTCAACCTGGTGACTGATGGTCTGCCTGCCACCGCTCTGGGCTTCAACCCCCCTGATCTGGATATCATGGGCAAGCCCCCACGTTCCCCCAAGGAGCCCCTGATCTCTGGCTGGCTGTTCTTCAGATACATGGCCATTGGTG GATACGTCGGCGCTGCCACTGTTGGTGGTGCTGCCTGGTGGTTCCTCTATGATCCAACTGGCCCCGGTGTCACCTACTACCAGCTG TCCCACTTCATGCAGTGCCACGATGAGAATGAGGACTTTGCTGGCATTGACTGTGAGATCTTTGAGGCTTGCCCACCCATGACCATGGCCCTGTCTGTGCTGGTCACCATTGAGATGTGCAATGCTCTCAACAG CTTGTCTGAGAACCAGTCTCTGCTGCGCATGCCCC